A genomic segment from Gilvibacter sp. SZ-19 encodes:
- the rplR gene encoding 50S ribosomal protein L18, producing the protein MALSKSDRRDRIRNRIRKTVAGTAQRPRLAVFRSNKEIYAQLIDDVNGVTITAASSRDKGISGGNKSETAKAVGVAIAEKAVKAGVESVSFDRGGYLYHGRVKSLAEGAREGGLKF; encoded by the coding sequence ATGGCATTATCAAAATCAGATAGAAGAGATAGAATCCGCAACCGTATTCGTAAAACTGTTGCAGGTACCGCACAGCGTCCTAGACTTGCTGTGTTCAGAAGTAATAAAGAGATCTATGCTCAATTGATCGACGACGTGAACGGAGTGACTATCACTGCTGCTTCATCTCGTGACAAAGGGATCAGTGGAGGAAACAAATCAGAAACTGCTAAGGCAGTGGGTGTAGCTATCGCAGAGAAAGCAGTGAAAGCTGGTGTAGAGTCAGTTTCATTCGATCGCGGTGGGTATCTATACCACGGAAGAGTAAAATCATTAGCCGAAGGAGCCCGTGAAGGCGGCTTAAAATTCTAA
- the rplV gene encoding 50S ribosomal protein L22 has protein sequence MGVRKRERAEQIKEAKRNMAFAKLNNCPTSPRKMRLVADLIRGEKVDKALNILRFSQKEAAGRLEKLLLSAIANWQAKNEEADVESADLFVKEIRVDSASMLKRLRTAPQGRAHRIRKRSNHVTLVLGANDNSQS, from the coding sequence ATGGGAGTTCGTAAAAGAGAAAGAGCCGAGCAAATCAAAGAAGCCAAACGAAACATGGCTTTTGCTAAGTTGAATAACTGCCCTACATCTCCTCGCAAGATGCGTCTGGTAGCAGACCTTATCCGCGGAGAGAAAGTAGACAAGGCGTTGAACATATTGCGCTTCAGCCAAAAAGAAGCTGCTGGTCGTTTAGAGAAGCTTTTGCTTTCGGCCATCGCTAACTGGCAAGCCAAGAACGAAGAAGCTGACGTTGAGTCTGCAGATCTTTTTGTAAAAGAGATCCGCGTAGACAGCGCTAGCATGCTAAAGCGTTTGCGTACTGCTCCGCAGGGACGCGCGCACAGAATTAGAAAACGCTCTAACCATGTAACCTTGGTACTAGGAGCAAACGATAACTCACAAAGCTAG
- the rpsQ gene encoding 30S ribosomal protein S17, protein MEKRNLRKERIGVVTSNKMEKSIVVSEVKKVKHPMYGKFVLKTKKYVAHDEQNDCNEGDTVRIMETRPLSKSKCWRLVEIIERAK, encoded by the coding sequence ATGGAAAAAAGAAATTTAAGAAAAGAGCGTATCGGGGTAGTAACCTCTAACAAGATGGAGAAATCTATCGTTGTTTCTGAGGTGAAGAAAGTAAAGCACCCGATGTACGGAAAGTTCGTACTTAAGACTAAAAAGTACGTTGCCCACGACGAGCAAAACGACTGCAACGAAGGTGATACTGTACGTATCATGGAAACACGTCCGTTGAGTAAATCGAAGTGTTGGAGACTAGTAGAAATCATTGAAAGAGCTAAGTAA
- the rpsC gene encoding 30S ribosomal protein S3, giving the protein MGQKTNPIGNRLGIIRGWESNWYGGRDYGDKLAEDDKIRKYVHARLSKASVSRVIIERTLKLVTVTITTARPGIIIGKGGQEVDKLKEELKKITGKEVQINIYEIKRPELDAHLVAASVARQIESRISYRRAIKMAIAAAMRMNAEGIKIQIAGRLNGAEMARTESYKDGRIPLSTFRADIDYALVEAHTTYGRLGVKVWIMKGEVYGKRELSPLVGLAKKQGKGGGGRGGNKSRRRK; this is encoded by the coding sequence ATGGGACAGAAAACAAATCCAATCGGAAATCGCCTTGGAATTATCAGAGGATGGGAATCTAACTGGTATGGTGGCCGTGATTACGGTGACAAATTGGCCGAGGATGACAAGATTAGAAAATATGTTCACGCTCGTTTATCGAAAGCTAGTGTGTCACGTGTAATTATTGAGCGTACGCTTAAACTTGTAACCGTTACTATCACAACGGCTCGCCCAGGTATCATTATTGGTAAGGGTGGTCAAGAGGTAGACAAGTTGAAAGAGGAGCTTAAGAAGATCACCGGAAAAGAAGTACAGATCAACATCTACGAGATCAAGAGACCAGAATTGGACGCACACCTAGTGGCTGCTAGTGTTGCTCGCCAGATCGAAAGCAGAATCTCTTACCGTCGTGCCATCAAGATGGCTATCGCTGCGGCAATGAGAATGAATGCTGAAGGAATCAAGATCCAGATCGCTGGACGTCTTAACGGTGCAGAAATGGCGCGTACGGAGTCTTATAAAGATGGCCGTATCCCATTGTCGACCTTTAGAGCTGATATTGATTATGCACTAGTTGAAGCCCACACTACTTATGGTAGATTGGGTGTAAAAGTGTGGATCATGAAAGGCGAGGTATATGGAAAGAGAGAGCTATCTCCACTAGTTGGTCTTGCTAAGAAGCAAGGCAAAGGTGGCGGTGGTCGCGGAGGAAACAAATCTCGTCGCAGAAAGTAA
- the fusA gene encoding elongation factor G has protein sequence MARDLKFTRNIGIAAHIDAGKTTTTERILYYTGVSHKIGEVHDGAATMDWMEQEQERGITITSAATTCTWNFPLENGKPTPDTKGYHFNIIDTPGHVDFTVEVNRSLRVLDGLVFLFSAVDGVEPQSETNWRLADNYKVPRIGFVNKMDRQGSNFMAVCQQVKDMLKSNAVPIVMNIGDEADFKGIVDLVKNRAIIWHDETQGSTFDVVDIPEELKEEAAMLRGQLIEEVAAYDENLLEKFMEDENSITEEEVHAALRAAVMDMSIIPMICGSAFKNKGVQFLLDAVCRYLPSPTDKEGIVGMNPDTDKEEIRKPDVKEPFAALAFKIATDPFVGRLAFFRAYSGRLDAGSYVLNNRSGKKERISRIYQMHSNKQNAIEYIEAGDIGAAVGFKDIKTGDTLSDEKNPIVLESMDFPDPVIGIAVEPKTKADVDKLGMALSKLAEEDPTFTVRTDEASGQTIISGMGELHLDIIVDRLRREFKVEVNQGQPQVEYKEAITAKADHREVYKKQSGGRGKFADIVFTMEPLEDETKTGLEFVNEIKGGNVPKEYVPAVEKGFREAMKNGPLAGFEMDSMKVTLKDGSFHPVDSDSLSFELAAKLGYKAAAKAARAVILEPIMKLEVITPEENMGDIVGDLNRRRGQVNNMGDRAGAKVVKAEVPLSEMFGYVTTLRTLSSGRATSTMEFSHYAETPSNISEEVIAAARGTANV, from the coding sequence ATGGCAAGAGATTTAAAATTCACTAGAAATATCGGGATCGCCGCTCACATTGATGCGGGTAAAACCACTACGACTGAGCGTATCCTATACTATACCGGTGTTAGTCACAAGATTGGTGAGGTACACGATGGTGCTGCAACCATGGACTGGATGGAGCAAGAGCAGGAGCGTGGTATTACAATTACCTCTGCTGCAACCACTTGTACTTGGAATTTCCCACTTGAGAACGGGAAGCCAACTCCAGATACTAAGGGCTACCACTTCAACATCATCGATACTCCTGGTCACGTTGACTTTACTGTAGAGGTAAACCGTTCTTTACGTGTACTTGACGGCTTGGTATTCTTGTTCTCTGCGGTAGACGGAGTTGAGCCTCAATCTGAGACCAACTGGCGTTTAGCAGACAACTACAAAGTACCACGTATCGGTTTTGTAAACAAGATGGACCGTCAAGGGTCAAACTTTATGGCGGTATGTCAGCAGGTAAAAGACATGTTGAAGTCTAACGCAGTGCCAATTGTAATGAACATTGGTGATGAGGCAGACTTTAAAGGTATCGTTGACCTTGTAAAGAACCGCGCCATTATCTGGCACGATGAAACACAAGGATCTACTTTTGACGTAGTGGACATTCCAGAAGAATTGAAAGAAGAGGCTGCTATGTTGCGCGGACAACTTATTGAAGAAGTTGCTGCTTACGACGAGAACCTTTTGGAGAAATTCATGGAAGACGAAAACTCCATTACTGAAGAAGAAGTTCACGCTGCACTACGTGCTGCTGTAATGGATATGAGTATCATTCCAATGATCTGTGGATCAGCATTTAAGAACAAAGGTGTTCAGTTCCTATTGGACGCTGTTTGTCGTTACTTGCCTTCTCCAACAGACAAAGAAGGTATTGTAGGGATGAACCCTGATACTGATAAAGAAGAAATTCGCAAGCCTGATGTTAAGGAGCCGTTTGCGGCCCTTGCCTTTAAGATCGCTACCGATCCTTTCGTAGGTCGTTTGGCATTCTTTAGAGCTTATTCAGGACGTTTGGATGCAGGTTCTTACGTATTGAACAACCGTTCTGGTAAGAAAGAGCGTATCTCTCGTATTTACCAAATGCACTCGAACAAGCAGAACGCTATCGAATATATTGAAGCTGGTGATATTGGAGCAGCTGTTGGATTTAAGGACATCAAAACTGGTGATACCCTATCTGACGAGAAAAACCCAATCGTACTAGAAAGTATGGACTTCCCAGATCCGGTAATCGGTATCGCGGTTGAGCCTAAGACTAAGGCAGACGTAGATAAACTAGGTATGGCCTTGTCTAAATTGGCAGAAGAGGATCCGACCTTTACAGTGCGTACTGATGAGGCTTCAGGTCAAACCATTATCTCTGGTATGGGTGAGCTTCACTTGGATATCATTGTAGATCGTTTGAGACGTGAGTTCAAGGTTGAAGTAAACCAAGGACAGCCTCAGGTAGAGTACAAAGAAGCTATCACAGCGAAAGCAGATCACAGAGAGGTTTACAAGAAGCAATCTGGTGGTCGTGGTAAGTTCGCAGATATCGTATTTACTATGGAGCCTCTTGAGGACGAAACCAAAACTGGTCTTGAGTTTGTTAACGAGATCAAAGGTGGTAACGTACCAAAAGAATACGTTCCAGCTGTAGAGAAAGGTTTCAGAGAAGCTATGAAGAACGGTCCTTTGGCTGGTTTCGAAATGGATTCGATGAAAGTTACTTTAAAGGATGGATCTTTCCACCCGGTGGATTCGGATTCACTTTCTTTCGAATTGGCTGCAAAACTAGGTTACAAAGCTGCTGCTAAGGCTGCACGTGCTGTGATCCTAGAGCCGATCATGAAGTTGGAAGTAATTACTCCGGAAGAGAACATGGGTGATATTGTTGGAGACTTGAACCGTCGTCGCGGACAAGTAAACAACATGGGAGATCGCGCAGGAGCTAAGGTTGTTAAGGCCGAGGTGCCACTTTCTGAAATGTTTGGATACGTAACTACTTTGCGTACCCTATCTTCAGGTCGTGCGACTTCTACCATGGAATTCTCTCACTATGCAGAAACTCCTTCTAACATCTCAGAAGAAGTGATCGCTGCCGCTAGAGGAACTGCTAACGTATAA
- the rplX gene encoding 50S ribosomal protein L24, which translates to MTKLKIKTGDNVTVIAGDHKGSEGKVLRVMADANKAIVEGVNLVKKHQKPSANNPQGGIVEKEAAIHISNLSLIDPKSGDATRVGYRMDDGKKVRFSKKSNEVI; encoded by the coding sequence ATGACAAAGCTGAAAATTAAAACAGGAGATAACGTTACGGTAATTGCCGGAGATCACAAAGGATCTGAAGGGAAGGTACTACGCGTTATGGCTGATGCCAATAAAGCCATCGTTGAAGGTGTGAATCTTGTAAAGAAACACCAGAAGCCAAGTGCGAACAATCCTCAGGGAGGCATCGTAGAGAAAGAAGCTGCCATTCACATTTCTAACCTGTCGCTAATCGACCCTAAATCGGGAGATGCAACACGTGTAGGATACAGAATGGATGACGGGAAAAAAGTACGTTTTTCCAAGAAATCTAATGAAGTAATTTAG
- the rplB gene encoding 50S ribosomal protein L2, whose protein sequence is MSVRKLKPVTPAQRFRVVNGFDAITTDKPEKSLLAPKKRSGGRNSQGRMTMRYKGGGHKRKYRIIDFKRDKTGVPGTVASIQYDPNRTAFIALLNYQDGEKRYIIAQNGLQVGQNVVSGEKVAPEIGNAMPLSDIPLGTIISCIELRPGQGAVMARSAGAFAQLMARDGKYATVKLPSGETRLILVTCMATIGAVSNSDHQLLVSGKAGRSRWLGRRPRTRPVVMNPVDHPMGGGEGKSSGGHPRSRNGIPAKGFRTRSKTKASNKYIVERRKK, encoded by the coding sequence ATGTCAGTAAGAAAATTAAAGCCTGTCACCCCAGCGCAGCGATTTAGAGTAGTAAATGGTTTTGACGCCATTACTACTGACAAGCCGGAGAAAAGCCTATTGGCTCCGAAAAAACGTTCTGGGGGTAGAAACAGTCAAGGAAGAATGACCATGCGCTACAAAGGTGGTGGTCACAAGAGAAAGTATCGAATCATCGATTTCAAGAGAGACAAGACCGGAGTTCCTGGTACTGTTGCCTCTATTCAGTATGATCCGAACAGAACCGCGTTTATCGCCCTGTTGAACTATCAGGATGGTGAAAAGCGTTACATCATAGCCCAAAACGGTCTTCAAGTAGGTCAGAACGTTGTTTCTGGCGAGAAGGTGGCTCCTGAGATCGGGAACGCCATGCCGTTATCGGATATTCCACTAGGTACTATTATTTCATGTATTGAACTACGTCCAGGACAGGGAGCTGTTATGGCGCGTAGTGCTGGTGCTTTCGCACAGCTTATGGCTCGTGACGGAAAGTACGCTACCGTGAAACTTCCATCTGGTGAGACCCGTTTGATTTTAGTGACTTGTATGGCAACTATCGGAGCTGTTTCTAACAGTGACCACCAGTTGTTGGTGTCTGGTAAGGCAGGACGCAGCCGTTGGTTGGGTCGTCGTCCAAGAACCAGACCAGTAGTGATGAACCCAGTCGATCACCCAATGGGTGGTGGTGAAGGGAAGTCCTCTGGAGGTCACCCACGTTCTAGAAATGGTATTCCTGCTAAAGGATTTAGAACCCGTTCTAAGACGAAAGCGAGTAATAAGTACATTGTAGAACGTAGAAAGAAATAA
- the rpsH gene encoding 30S ribosomal protein S8, giving the protein MTTDPIADYLTRVRNAVAAGHRVVEVPASNLKKEITKILFDQGFILSYKFEDKQGPQGTIKIALKYDKLTKDPVIKKIQRISKPGLRKYAGANEMPRILNGLGIAIVSTSAGVMTGKQATSQNVGGEVLCYVY; this is encoded by the coding sequence ATGACAACAGATCCAATCGCAGATTATCTGACTCGTGTTAGAAATGCAGTAGCTGCTGGCCACCGTGTGGTAGAAGTACCTGCTTCTAACTTGAAAAAAGAGATCACTAAGATCCTTTTCGATCAGGGATTCATTTTGAGCTACAAATTCGAAGACAAGCAAGGTCCTCAGGGAACTATCAAGATCGCTTTGAAGTACGACAAGCTTACCAAAGATCCAGTGATCAAGAAGATTCAAAGAATTAGTAAACCAGGTCTACGTAAGTATGCCGGTGCCAACGAAATGCCTAGAATATTGAATGGTTTAGGAATTGCAATCGTGTCAACTTCTGCGGGAGTTATGACAGGAAAGCAAGCTACTAGCCAGAATGTAGGTGGAGAGGTACTTTGTTACGTATATTAA
- the rpsJ gene encoding 30S ribosomal protein S10 — protein sequence MSQKIRIKLKSYDHNLVDKSAEKIVKTVKSTGAVVTGPIPLPTHKKIFTVLRSPHVNKKSREQFQLSSYKRLLDIYSSSSKTIDALMKLELPSGVEVEIKV from the coding sequence ATGAGTCAGAAAATAAGAATCAAACTTAAATCTTACGATCACAATTTGGTAGACAAATCTGCTGAAAAAATCGTAAAGACCGTAAAGAGTACCGGTGCTGTTGTAACTGGACCAATTCCATTACCAACACACAAGAAGATCTTTACTGTATTGCGTTCACCACACGTGAACAAGAAGTCACGCGAACAATTCCAATTGAGCTCTTACAAGCGTCTTTTGGACATCTATTCGTCTTCTTCTAAGACCATCGATGCTTTGATGAAACTTGAATTGCCAAGTGGAGTTGAAGTAGAGATCAAGGTGTAA
- the rplF gene encoding 50S ribosomal protein L6: protein MSRIGKSPVAIPDGVTVEVNGNTVTVKGKLGELTQELSDVTVSVEDGQLTVERPSDHKDHRAKHGLYRALIANMVQGVSEGWTKSLELVGVGYRASNQGQKLDIAIGFSHNIVMDIAPEVKVETISEKGKNPIIKLTSHDKQLVGQVAAKIRSYRKPEPYKGKGIKFVGEQIRRKAGKSA from the coding sequence ATGTCAAGAATAGGAAAAAGCCCAGTAGCAATCCCTGACGGTGTAACCGTAGAAGTAAACGGGAACACTGTTACAGTAAAAGGGAAGTTAGGCGAGTTAACACAGGAGCTGAGCGATGTTACCGTTTCGGTAGAAGACGGTCAGTTAACTGTGGAGCGTCCTTCAGATCACAAAGACCACCGCGCTAAGCACGGTTTATACCGCGCGCTTATAGCCAATATGGTTCAGGGTGTATCAGAAGGTTGGACCAAGAGTTTGGAACTTGTTGGGGTAGGATACCGCGCAAGCAACCAGGGTCAGAAACTAGACATAGCCATCGGATTTTCACACAACATCGTTATGGACATTGCTCCGGAGGTGAAAGTGGAAACCATTTCTGAAAAAGGAAAGAATCCGATCATCAAATTAACATCTCACGACAAGCAACTTGTAGGTCAAGTAGCGGCTAAGATCCGCAGCTACCGCAAGCCAGAGCCTTACAAAGGAAAAGGTATCAAGTTTGTTGGAGAACAAATCAGAAGAAAAGCAGGTAAATCTGCATAA
- the rplD gene encoding 50S ribosomal protein L4, producing the protein MKVAVLDKNGKETGRQVTLSKEVFAVEANEHAVYLDVKQYLANQRQGTHKSKERAEIAGSTRKIKKQKGTGTARAGSIKSPVFKGGGRIFGPRPRNYGFKLNKNLKRLARKSALTMKANDKAILVVEDFQMDAPKTQEFSQVIKNLGLENKKSLFVLGESNNNLYLSSRNLKGAEVITNSELNTYKIMNASSVVLFEGSLEGIETNLSK; encoded by the coding sequence ATGAAAGTAGCAGTATTAGATAAGAACGGAAAAGAAACCGGAAGACAAGTAACCTTGTCTAAGGAGGTTTTCGCAGTAGAGGCTAATGAGCATGCTGTTTACTTAGATGTAAAGCAATACCTAGCAAATCAGCGTCAAGGGACTCACAAGTCTAAAGAGCGCGCTGAGATCGCAGGGTCTACTCGCAAGATCAAAAAGCAAAAAGGTACGGGTACTGCTCGTGCTGGTAGTATCAAATCTCCTGTATTTAAAGGAGGAGGTCGCATCTTCGGACCAAGACCGCGTAACTACGGCTTTAAATTGAATAAGAACCTGAAGCGTTTGGCTCGTAAGTCAGCTTTGACTATGAAGGCAAACGACAAGGCAATCCTAGTTGTAGAGGACTTCCAGATGGATGCTCCTAAGACTCAGGAATTCTCTCAAGTGATTAAGAATCTGGGACTTGAAAACAAAAAGTCTTTGTTCGTGTTGGGAGAGTCAAATAATAACCTATATTTGTCGTCTCGTAATTTAAAAGGTGCTGAAGTTATAACTAACTCAGAATTAAACACTTACAAAATTATGAATGCAAGTAGCGTAGTGTTATTTGAAGGTTCTTTGGAAGGAATTGAAACAAACTTAAGTAAATAA
- the rplC gene encoding 50S ribosomal protein L3: MSGLIGKKIGMTSIFDENGKNIPCTVIEAGPCVVTQVRTTEVDGYEALQLGFDDAKKANMAAAGHAKKAGTVAKRKVAEFQGFEEEYKLGDTITVEHFAEGEFVDVSGTSKGKGFQGVVKRHGFGGVGQATHGQHNRLRAPGSIGAASYPARVFKGMRMAGQMGNEKVKVQNLRVLKVVPEKNLLVVKGCVPGHKNAYVTIQK; encoded by the coding sequence ATGTCTGGGTTAATAGGAAAAAAGATAGGAATGACCAGCATCTTTGACGAGAACGGGAAGAACATCCCTTGTACCGTGATCGAAGCAGGTCCCTGTGTTGTTACCCAAGTCAGAACCACTGAGGTTGACGGGTATGAAGCTCTTCAACTTGGTTTCGATGACGCTAAAAAGGCAAACATGGCTGCCGCTGGGCACGCCAAGAAAGCTGGAACCGTTGCAAAACGTAAAGTCGCCGAATTCCAAGGATTTGAAGAGGAGTATAAACTAGGTGATACGATCACCGTAGAACACTTCGCAGAAGGAGAATTTGTTGATGTATCTGGTACATCAAAAGGAAAAGGATTCCAAGGGGTGGTAAAGCGCCACGGATTTGGCGGGGTTGGACAGGCCACTCACGGTCAACACAACCGACTACGTGCTCCTGGTTCTATTGGTGCGGCATCTTATCCTGCACGTGTATTCAAAGGAATGCGCATGGCAGGTCAGATGGGCAACGAGAAAGTAAAAGTTCAAAACTTGCGTGTATTGAAAGTAGTTCCTGAAAAGAATCTACTTGTTGTGAAAGGGTGTGTACCTGGACATAAGAACGCTTACGTAACCATTCAGAAATAA
- the rplW gene encoding 50S ribosomal protein L23 codes for MSVLIKPIITEKATAAVEELNVYGFEVAPTANKVEIKKAVEAAYGVSVTKVRTINVRPDRRTRYTRTGIQTGKTNAYKKALVQVAEGDTIDFYSNI; via the coding sequence ATGAGTGTCTTAATAAAACCCATTATTACGGAAAAGGCTACTGCAGCTGTAGAAGAATTAAACGTCTACGGATTTGAGGTAGCTCCGACGGCGAATAAGGTAGAAATTAAGAAGGCAGTCGAGGCTGCTTACGGCGTTTCTGTTACTAAAGTTCGCACAATAAATGTCCGCCCAGATCGACGTACTCGTTACACGCGTACAGGGATCCAAACTGGTAAAACAAATGCTTACAAGAAAGCACTTGTACAGGTGGCGGAAGGTGATACAATTGATTTTTACAGTAACATCTAG
- the rplE gene encoding 50S ribosomal protein L5 translates to MGYTPRLKEEYKSRVVNALTDEYGYANVMQVPKLEKIVVSRGIGAAVADKKLIEYSVEELTNITGQKAIPTISKKDVATFKLRKGMPIGAMVTLRGERMYEFLDRLITSALPRVRDFNGIKATGFDGRGNYSLGVTEQIIFPEIDIDKVRKIEGMNITFVTSAETDKEAKSLLTELGLPFKKN, encoded by the coding sequence ATGGGCTATACACCAAGACTTAAAGAAGAATACAAAAGCCGCGTTGTAAACGCCCTTACCGATGAGTACGGGTATGCGAACGTAATGCAAGTGCCTAAATTGGAAAAGATTGTTGTTTCCAGAGGTATTGGTGCTGCTGTGGCTGACAAGAAACTTATCGAGTACTCGGTAGAGGAGTTGACTAACATCACTGGTCAAAAGGCTATCCCAACGATCTCTAAGAAAGACGTTGCAACTTTTAAGTTGCGTAAGGGAATGCCAATTGGAGCCATGGTTACTTTGCGCGGAGAGCGCATGTACGAATTCCTAGATCGTTTGATCACATCGGCGTTGCCACGTGTTCGCGATTTCAACGGAATCAAGGCTACAGGTTTTGACGGACGTGGAAACTACTCTTTAGGAGTTACTGAGCAGATCATCTTCCCAGAGATCGACATCGACAAGGTGCGTAAGATCGAAGGGATGAACATCACTTTTGTAACCTCTGCAGAGACCGACAAAGAAGCGAAATCATTATTAACCGAACTGGGACTACCCTTTAAAAAGAACTAA
- the rpsS gene encoding 30S ribosomal protein S19, with protein sequence MARSLKKGPYVHYKLEKKVQQNVESNKKSVIKTWSRASMITPDFVGQTIAVHNGRQFVPVYVTENMVGHKLGEFSPTRSFRGHAGAKNKGKK encoded by the coding sequence ATGGCACGTTCATTAAAGAAAGGACCTTACGTTCACTATAAATTAGAGAAGAAAGTTCAGCAGAATGTTGAGTCGAACAAGAAAAGCGTTATCAAGACTTGGTCTCGCGCTTCTATGATCACTCCGGATTTTGTTGGTCAGACCATTGCTGTTCATAACGGACGTCAGTTTGTTCCTGTTTACGTAACAGAGAACATGGTAGGTCATAAACTAGGAGAGTTTTCGCCAACACGTTCCTTTAGAGGACACGCAGGGGCTAAAAACAAAGGAAAAAAATAA
- the rpsN gene encoding 30S ribosomal protein S14 gives MAKESMKAREVKRAKLVAKYAEKRKALKEAGDYEALQKLPKNASPVRMHNRCKLTGRPKGYMRQFGISRVMFREMANKGLIPGVRKASW, from the coding sequence ATGGCTAAAGAATCAATGAAAGCCCGCGAGGTAAAAAGAGCCAAACTAGTTGCCAAGTATGCTGAGAAGCGCAAGGCGTTAAAAGAAGCTGGTGATTACGAAGCATTGCAAAAGCTTCCTAAGAACGCTTCTCCAGTACGCATGCACAATCGTTGCAAGCTTACAGGACGTCCTAAAGGTTACATGAGACAATTCGGAATTTCTCGTGTAATGTTTAGAGAGATGGCCAACAAAGGTTTGATTCCAGGAGTTCGCAAAGCAAGCTGGTAA
- the rpmC gene encoding 50S ribosomal protein L29 produces MKQAEIKEASTADLQEKLVESKKAYTDLKMAHAISPLENPIQLRTQRRTIARIQTELTKREVQ; encoded by the coding sequence ATGAAACAAGCAGAGATTAAAGAAGCATCTACCGCCGATCTACAGGAAAAACTTGTAGAGTCTAAGAAGGCTTATACAGATCTTAAGATGGCTCACGCCATTTCACCGTTGGAGAATCCGATTCAGCTTAGAACGCAACGTCGTACTATCGCTAGAATTCAGACCGAACTAACTAAAAGAGAAGTACAGTAA
- the rplN gene encoding 50S ribosomal protein L14, with protein MVQQESRLKVADNTGAKEVLTIRVLGGTKRRYASIGDKIVVTVKEATPNGTVKKGTVSTAVVVRVKKEVRRPDGSYIRFDDNACVLLNAAGEMRGTRVFGPVARELRDKQFMKIVSLAPEVL; from the coding sequence ATGGTACAACAGGAATCAAGACTAAAAGTAGCAGACAATACCGGAGCTAAGGAAGTACTTACTATCCGTGTATTGGGAGGAACCAAGCGTCGTTACGCGTCGATTGGTGACAAGATTGTAGTGACCGTGAAAGAAGCCACTCCAAACGGTACAGTAAAGAAAGGAACCGTTTCTACCGCTGTGGTAGTACGTGTGAAGAAGGAAGTTCGTCGTCCTGATGGATCTTACATCCGTTTTGATGACAACGCCTGTGTACTGTTGAACGCCGCTGGCGAGATGCGCGGAACCCGTGTATTCGGACCTGTAGCGAGAGAGCTTCGCGACAAGCAATTCATGAAGATTGTATCATTGGCACCAGAAGTGCTTTAA
- the rplP gene encoding 50S ribosomal protein L16, whose protein sequence is MLQPKRTKFRKQQKGRMKGNAGRGNQLSYGTFGIKSLDSNFLTSRQIEAARIAATRYMKREGQMWIMIFPDKPITKKPLEVRMGKGKGAVDHWAAVVKPGRVLFEVSGVPFEVAKEALRLAAQKLPVKTKFIVSRDFQA, encoded by the coding sequence ATGTTACAACCTAAAAGAACCAAATTCCGCAAGCAACAGAAGGGGCGCATGAAAGGCAATGCCGGACGTGGAAACCAGCTTTCTTACGGTACCTTCGGAATTAAATCTTTAGATTCTAATTTCTTGACTTCACGTCAAATAGAAGCTGCGCGTATTGCCGCTACACGTTACATGAAGCGGGAAGGACAAATGTGGATCATGATTTTCCCAGATAAGCCAATTACCAAAAAACCACTCGAAGTACGTATGGGTAAAGGTAAAGGTGCTGTGGATCACTGGGCTGCAGTTGTTAAACCCGGTAGAGTGTTGTTTGAAGTATCTGGTGTACCATTTGAAGTTGCTAAAGAAGCACTTCGTTTGGCTGCTCAAAAGCTTCCCGTTAAAACAAAGTTCATTGTGTCCCGAGATTTTCAGGCGTAA